The proteins below come from a single Zea mays cultivar B73 chromosome 8, Zm-B73-REFERENCE-NAM-5.0, whole genome shotgun sequence genomic window:
- the LOC103636063 gene encoding uncharacterized protein, protein MRIRRGDQVEVWTQRAGSPVGAWRGGEVTWGNGHSYTLRWNDCGEVSGRICRKSVRPRPPPAPVPHDLDAGDVVEVFDDCDCLWKCAEVQGSAAADVRHFDVKIVGAAKILTVPLQRLRGRQVLRHDDVWVPIHKQDNHIAVPSATPHRAIVAAMDIGSKPMEPGFTPHVQKRSFGMLPSDTSTRAKRFQDDAKRLKQEPGRGVQVRVPNVCLSNKQDETSKDCDNDVRVGFNPDDDSDHWQQQHEHDEEEEENGDDDDHSDSDSSSDDCSSGSESRTRSIETGKDWSAAPAPTSRPCKDDDQQEPVKKEAPPVKKEPHCDGEPPKDEMGATAREQIHRLELEAYAALMKAFHASGNPLSWEKEGLLSDLRVHLHISNDEHLKAINVILNRKGRTR, encoded by the exons ATGAGGATCCGTAGAGGGGACCAGGTGGAGGTGTGGACgcagcgggcgggatcgccggtgGGCGCGTGGCGCGGCGGGGAGGTCACGTGGGGCAACGGCCACTCGTACACCCTGCGGTGGAACGACTGCGGCGAGGTGTCCGGGCGCATCTGCAGGAAGTCGGTCCGCCCGCGCCCGCCGCCCGCGCCAGTGCCGCACGATCTGGACGCCGGGGACGTGGTGGAAGTGTTTGATGACTGTGATTGCCTCTGGAAGTGCGCCGAGGTCCAGGGTTCAGCCGCCGCCGACGTTCGCCACTTCGACGTCAAGATCGTCGGCGCGGCCAAGATCCTGACGGTCCCGCTGCAGAGGCTCCGCGGCCGGCAGGTGCTCAGGCACGACGACGTCTGGGTCCCGATCCACAAGCAG GATAACCATATCGCCGTCCCGAGCGCGACGCCGCATCGTGCCATCGTCGCCGCCATGGACATCGGCTCCAAGCCCATGGAGCCAGGCTTCACGCCGCACGTGCAGAAGAGGAGCTTCGGAATGTTACCTTCTGACACAAGCACCCGTGCCAAGAGATTTCAGGACGACGCCAAGAGGCTTAAGCAAGAGCCAGGACGTGGGGTACAAGTGCGAGTCCCAAACGTGTGCCTGAGCAACAAGCAGGACGAGACGAGCAAAGATTGTGACAACGACGTTAGAGTAGGCTTTAATCCCGATGATGATAGTGACCATTGGCAGCAGCAGCACGAACACGATGAGGAAGAGGAAGAAAACGGAGACGACGATGACCACAGTGATTCCGACTCGTCTTCAGATGACTGCAGCAGTGGCAGTGAGAGCAGAACCAGGAGCATCGAAACCGGCAAGGATTGGTCTGCAGCTCCAGCTCCCACCAGCAGGCCTTGTAAAGACGATGATCAGCAGGAACCCGTCAAGAAAGAAGCACCACCCGTCAAGAAAGAACCACATTGTGACGGCGAGCCCCCGAAGGATGAGATGGGGGCGACGGCGCGGGAACAAATCCACCGTCTGGAGCTGGAGGCCTACGCTGCTCTCATGAAGGCGTTCCATGCGAGTGGCAACCCGCTGAGCTGGGAGAAGGAGGGGTTGCTCAGTGACCTTCGcgtgcatctccatatctctaacGACGAGCACCTCAAGGCGATCAACGTGATCTTGAACCGCAAGGGGAGAACTCGCTGA